A window of the Mesorhizobium opportunistum WSM2075 genome harbors these coding sequences:
- a CDS encoding type II toxin-antitoxin system VapC family toxin — MADFDFGAALRWSRFDPQKTLSRRPDTELPIIGNLVGAGQELLLDTCVYIDGLQGRAPDAVADLLDVRQVNHSTVAIQELVHTVGVLDPKHSGTSKAVKQIGSMIKDMPSHRVFAPDPDVLGRAALLSGMLCRLQGYKHDSKLRALQDCVLFLHAQKMGFSVLTGNVSDFDYLLQLIPTGRVLMYRPI, encoded by the coding sequence TTGGCCGATTTCGACTTTGGTGCGGCCTTAAGGTGGTCGCGATTTGATCCTCAAAAAACCTTGAGCCGCCGCCCCGACACGGAGCTGCCGATCATCGGCAACCTCGTCGGGGCGGGGCAAGAACTGCTGCTGGACACCTGCGTCTATATCGACGGTTTGCAAGGCCGGGCGCCTGACGCAGTTGCCGACCTCCTCGATGTCAGGCAGGTCAACCATAGCACCGTAGCGATCCAGGAGCTGGTGCACACTGTAGGCGTGCTTGATCCGAAACACTCGGGCACGAGTAAAGCTGTCAAGCAGATCGGGAGCATGATCAAGGACATGCCGTCCCATCGGGTTTTTGCACCAGATCCCGATGTCTTGGGCCGAGCCGCCCTTCTCTCAGGAATGCTGTGTCGCCTCCAGGGCTACAAGCACGATTCCAAGCTTCGGGCGCTTCAGGACTGCGTGCTGTTCCTGCATGCGCAGAAAATGGGATTTTCCGTTCTAACGGGCAACGTCAGTGATTTCGACTATTTGCTGCAGTTAATTCCGACGGGTCGGGTTTTGATGTATCGGCCAATCTGA
- a CDS encoding LysR family transcriptional regulator: MEEISGRNSKAGFRSAQIFREIMRTGSTRRAARELGITQSAVSQHLKLFEEAVGEKLFARDPRGLVPTTRAIEIYNRIDRYFETLGHIEREITDSFSAKRNLLTIAAPHIFSLRLIPKIILALNSLDSTLEFHYRAQRYDEIAQSVVTGAADIGISRLPLDERFFEWKIVAESKSVCVLQPDHRLAEKDIITVDDLSGEPLIVLEREYTSNKLGLLTYGRRELPLLPKVHSDTIGLDASFVAYGLGIAIDNEFVAQQYQMFDVKVVPFEPSARYNYVVFWRRGSDNISQTSPIVDTFVEVIHREQSFGREGPKAAFHPHSI; encoded by the coding sequence ATGGAAGAGATTTCCGGCCGAAACAGCAAGGCTGGGTTCAGGTCCGCTCAGATTTTTCGGGAGATCATGAGGACCGGTTCTACGAGGCGGGCCGCCCGAGAACTCGGGATTACCCAGTCGGCCGTAAGCCAGCATCTCAAGCTGTTTGAAGAAGCTGTTGGTGAGAAGCTTTTTGCGCGAGATCCCCGCGGCCTTGTTCCAACCACGCGAGCCATCGAAATTTACAACCGCATAGACAGATATTTTGAGACGCTAGGGCACATCGAGAGGGAAATCACCGACTCTTTCAGCGCCAAGAGAAACCTCCTGACGATTGCCGCACCGCATATATTCTCGTTGAGACTCATCCCCAAAATAATTCTTGCGCTAAATAGTCTAGATTCGACTCTAGAATTTCATTATAGGGCGCAGCGATACGACGAGATAGCACAAAGCGTTGTGACGGGAGCGGCCGATATCGGGATTTCCCGGCTGCCGTTAGATGAACGCTTCTTTGAGTGGAAGATAGTCGCCGAAAGCAAGAGTGTCTGCGTGTTGCAACCCGACCATCGCCTTGCTGAAAAGGACATCATAACTGTTGACGACCTCTCAGGGGAGCCCCTTATCGTTCTAGAGAGAGAATACACTTCTAACAAATTGGGTCTATTGACATACGGGCGGAGAGAACTTCCTTTATTGCCGAAGGTTCATTCGGACACAATAGGATTGGATGCTTCTTTTGTCGCATATGGTTTAGGCATTGCAATAGATAATGAATTTGTTGCACAGCAATATCAAATGTTTGATGTGAAAGTCGTGCCTTTTGAGCCGTCAGCGAGATACAATTACGTGGTATTTTGGCGCCGCGGCAGCGATAATATTTCGCAAACGTCGCCAATTGTGGATACTTTCGTGGAGGTGATCCACCGTGAACAATCGTTCGGGCGCGAAGGGCCCAAGGCGGCTTTCCACCCCCATAGCATCTAA
- a CDS encoding CapA family protein, whose protein sequence is MPSPFTLALTGQSLIYHDIRHVSDDGFATIKELIRQADASFTNLETTILGRHGGWPMKGTYFQCSPPVVLDNLKDIGFSALALSNNHAFDLGPAGVLSTLEEVDEREFLRAGIGVDASDASKAGIKQLGKRKVALIAMDAGPGPATMYAENAAGTRPARPGVNKLDVSRVFEVDDEKFANLRSIQETFLSNSMERGTYTQPDDPRELTSSDEIDFYGTIFRRSSENCRRIIFNEQSLRGQLAAIRKASLAGAFVIAYLHHHHWEPDWREVPEWVQFFARSCIDAGANAFASHGAPVLQPIEIYRGAPIFYGLGNFLFHLPEGEDEWSSPDIWKSIVATCSFDGNNHLESIYLAPIVIGGEQRLSSNRYHERLVPVPASKELAGSMLEDLSRRSQKYGTEIVLEDARVLLPKANSRSVEVAASR, encoded by the coding sequence ATGCCTTCGCCGTTCACCCTCGCCCTCACCGGACAGTCCCTCATCTACCACGATATTCGGCATGTATCGGACGACGGCTTCGCCACGATCAAAGAACTGATCCGGCAAGCCGATGCCTCATTCACGAATTTAGAAACCACGATACTCGGCCGGCATGGTGGGTGGCCGATGAAAGGCACCTATTTCCAGTGCTCTCCACCTGTCGTGTTAGATAATTTGAAGGATATTGGCTTTAGCGCACTGGCTCTTTCCAATAATCATGCGTTCGATCTTGGGCCCGCAGGAGTGCTTTCGACACTTGAGGAAGTAGACGAGCGTGAGTTTCTGCGTGCAGGAATTGGCGTTGACGCCAGTGACGCGAGCAAAGCCGGCATCAAGCAACTCGGCAAGAGGAAGGTCGCCCTCATCGCGATGGATGCCGGACCAGGGCCAGCCACAATGTACGCTGAAAATGCGGCAGGTACCCGTCCCGCTCGACCGGGGGTGAACAAACTCGATGTCTCGCGGGTATTCGAGGTTGACGATGAGAAATTCGCGAACCTGCGTTCCATTCAGGAAACGTTTTTAAGCAACTCTATGGAGCGCGGAACCTACACGCAGCCGGACGATCCTCGCGAACTGACATCGTCCGATGAAATCGACTTTTACGGAACCATTTTTCGCCGATCCTCCGAGAACTGCCGAAGGATCATCTTCAACGAGCAAAGTTTACGAGGTCAGCTCGCCGCAATCCGGAAGGCCTCGTTGGCCGGTGCCTTTGTCATCGCCTATCTTCATCATCATCATTGGGAACCAGATTGGCGCGAGGTTCCCGAATGGGTTCAATTCTTCGCGCGATCCTGCATTGATGCGGGAGCGAATGCGTTCGCCAGCCACGGCGCACCGGTGCTGCAGCCGATCGAAATCTACCGCGGGGCTCCGATCTTCTACGGATTGGGAAATTTCCTGTTTCATCTACCCGAAGGTGAGGACGAATGGAGCTCACCGGATATCTGGAAAAGTATCGTCGCGACGTGCAGCTTCGATGGCAACAACCACTTGGAGTCGATCTACCTCGCTCCAATCGTGATTGGAGGGGAGCAGCGGCTGAGCAGCAACAGGTATCATGAGCGTCTTGTGCCCGTGCCCGCATCAAAAGAGCTGGCCGGTTCAATGCTCGAAGACCTATCTCGACGCTCGCAAAAGTATGGAACCGAAATAGTGCTGGAAGATGCTCGCGTTCTTCTGCCAAAAGCTAATTCCCGCAGCGTCGAGGTCGCCGCCAGCAGGTAA
- a CDS encoding M20 family metallopeptidase, translating to MHNDGLGVYEIARRVDTKSADYCALSDRIWAMPELAFEEHRAVAEQIALLEHEGFRITKKLCGMATAFVAEHGSGSPTVGFLGEFDALPALGQVSGITERMPTAEGASGHGCGHNLLGSGSALAAVALKDALASGAIAGTVRYYGCPAEESGSGKTFMARAGLFDDLDAAFCWHPNVVNEVQSTSFLACIQASFRFTGQASHAAVSPHLGRSALDAVELMNVGVNYMREHMASDARVHYAITNTGGDAPNVVQAFAESLYLVRSPHLPDAEHLFQRVKKIADGAALMTETTVEVQIMDANSNVLPNKVLQEVMYENMSRLGGPGFDDTDYAFAEQLRKNAFTNEEIVASVALYDRSLASQVLHDGLLPMPAREGMMMGSTDVGDVSWIVPTVQCSTACFAIGTPFHTWQLVTQGNLPAAHKGMVLAAKAMATTAADCLRNPDLIARAKAELKERTGGRRYTCPIPPEITVDNLRAKAAAFA from the coding sequence ATGCATAACGATGGGCTGGGCGTCTATGAAATCGCCCGGCGCGTGGACACCAAGAGCGCCGACTACTGTGCGCTCAGCGACCGCATCTGGGCCATGCCGGAACTCGCCTTCGAGGAGCATCGCGCGGTCGCTGAGCAGATCGCCTTGCTGGAGCACGAAGGCTTTCGCATCACCAAAAAGCTCTGCGGCATGGCAACTGCCTTCGTGGCGGAACATGGAAGCGGTAGCCCAACAGTCGGTTTTCTGGGGGAGTTCGATGCGCTGCCGGCTCTCGGGCAAGTTTCGGGCATAACCGAGCGCATGCCTACCGCGGAGGGCGCATCTGGGCATGGTTGCGGGCACAATCTTCTCGGTTCCGGATCTGCGCTCGCAGCCGTGGCCTTGAAGGATGCGCTTGCATCGGGCGCCATCGCGGGCACGGTGCGCTATTACGGCTGCCCGGCGGAGGAGAGCGGATCGGGCAAGACTTTCATGGCACGGGCCGGTCTCTTCGATGATCTCGATGCCGCCTTCTGCTGGCATCCAAACGTCGTCAACGAGGTGCAGTCCACCTCGTTTCTCGCGTGCATTCAGGCTAGCTTCCGCTTCACGGGTCAGGCGTCGCATGCGGCGGTTTCTCCCCATCTTGGCCGCAGCGCGCTCGACGCGGTGGAGCTGATGAATGTGGGCGTAAATTACATGCGCGAGCACATGGCGTCGGATGCGCGCGTCCACTATGCCATTACGAATACGGGTGGCGATGCGCCAAACGTGGTACAGGCTTTTGCGGAATCACTCTACCTGGTGCGTTCGCCGCATTTGCCGGATGCGGAGCACCTCTTCCAGCGCGTCAAGAAGATCGCCGATGGCGCCGCGCTGATGACGGAAACCACCGTTGAGGTGCAGATCATGGATGCAAACTCGAACGTTCTGCCTAACAAAGTGCTGCAGGAGGTTATGTACGAAAACATGAGTCGCCTGGGCGGCCCGGGCTTCGACGATACGGATTATGCCTTCGCCGAACAACTGCGGAAGAACGCGTTTACGAACGAGGAGATTGTGGCGAGCGTTGCGCTCTACGACCGTTCGCTGGCGAGCCAGGTGCTGCATGACGGGCTACTTCCCATGCCTGCGCGCGAAGGGATGATGATGGGCAGCACTGACGTCGGCGACGTGAGCTGGATCGTGCCCACGGTTCAGTGCAGCACTGCCTGCTTCGCTATAGGTACGCCGTTCCACACTTGGCAGCTCGTCACGCAAGGGAATCTGCCTGCAGCCCATAAGGGAATGGTGCTCGCGGCGAAAGCAATGGCGACCACCGCGGCAGATTGCCTGCGCAATCCCGATCTTATCGCCCGGGCGAAAGCGGAATTGAAGGAGCGTACTGGCGGGCGGCGCTACACTTGCCCAATTCCGCCCGAGATCACGGTCGACAACCTGCGCGCTAAGGCAGCGGCTTTTGCATAG
- the alr gene encoding alanine racemase encodes MQTSNKKRLGKTSEPMCALTSIAPVQSKKAASREAWYEIDLGAIRHNYRQLRRHLPRTVKIFACLKRNAYGCGAGPVARTLATEGADGFAVATLPDAMAIREMGIDLPVLLYPGPLPTSAKTIEALGLTVTVSSLDELESWRAAMSVTRIFVKADLGFFRAGATPQEIGRLLAAAHVCSDVEVQGLYAHLSELPTSVTSDASEQFSRLQRILQDAEASGTRPPIIMMSSTAGVLRHPAMDLDAVDPGALFIGLPETDRPMRAVTLRPALKAISTCLVSVKRIDASLGPIPDIPGFRSGMTIGVLGMGWGDGLPRHVPAQAEALVRGQRARLLPPAHLEHLRIDLTDVPDARFGDQVLLLGQQAHQTISHEEVAAQWGTDLIGLYAQLRDHIPRVYV; translated from the coding sequence ATGCAAACAAGCAATAAAAAGCGGTTGGGAAAAACGTCAGAACCTATGTGCGCGTTAACGTCTATTGCGCCGGTGCAGAGCAAAAAGGCGGCGTCCCGGGAGGCCTGGTACGAGATCGACCTCGGCGCGATCAGGCACAATTACCGTCAGCTGCGTAGGCATCTTCCCCGGACAGTGAAGATTTTCGCCTGCTTAAAGCGCAATGCATATGGCTGTGGAGCGGGACCTGTCGCCCGCACACTGGCAACAGAGGGGGCTGACGGCTTTGCTGTCGCAACCTTGCCCGATGCTATGGCCATCCGGGAAATGGGCATCGATCTCCCGGTTTTGCTTTATCCCGGTCCTCTACCGACATCGGCGAAAACAATTGAAGCGCTCGGACTCACCGTTACCGTTTCCAGCCTCGATGAGCTGGAGTCCTGGCGCGCCGCCATGAGCGTCACCCGTATTTTCGTCAAGGCGGATCTCGGGTTCTTCAGGGCTGGGGCCACGCCGCAGGAGATAGGCCGGCTTCTCGCAGCCGCGCACGTCTGCAGCGACGTTGAAGTACAGGGGCTCTACGCCCATCTCAGCGAGCTGCCCACATCAGTAACTTCGGATGCTAGCGAGCAATTTTCCCGCCTGCAGCGGATTCTACAGGATGCCGAGGCGTCCGGCACCCGTCCCCCGATCATTATGATGTCGAGTACTGCAGGTGTGCTTCGGCATCCCGCGATGGATCTCGATGCCGTCGATCCCGGGGCCCTGTTTATCGGTCTTCCCGAGACGGATCGACCCATGCGGGCCGTCACTCTGCGGCCGGCGCTCAAGGCCATTTCGACATGCCTCGTTTCCGTCAAGCGGATCGATGCTTCTCTCGGCCCTATACCAGACATACCCGGTTTTCGGTCGGGAATGACCATCGGCGTCCTAGGTATGGGATGGGGGGATGGCCTTCCGCGTCACGTGCCAGCCCAGGCCGAGGCGCTGGTGAGGGGGCAGCGCGCGCGCCTGCTCCCTCCCGCGCATCTCGAGCACCTGCGCATTGATCTGACGGACGTGCCTGATGCGAGATTTGGCGACCAAGTGCTCCTGCTCGGACAGCAAGCGCACCAGACCATCAGTCACGAGGAAGTCGCCGCTCAATGGGGCACAGACCTCATCGGTCTCTATGCCCAGCTCCGCGACCACATCCCGCGCGTCTATGTCTGA
- a CDS encoding ABC transporter ATP-binding protein, with protein MTATIMAIPRHAVTDTAAEAIHVQDLHKKFGALHVLKGVSLSARDGDVVAIIGGSGSGKSTLLRCINCLENPTSGVIRVNGEEIRLKPDGNGSTLPADRKQIERVRSRLGMVFQSFNLWTHMTLIENVIEVPVHVLGVKREMAIIEAEKLLARVGLLEKRHVYPAFLSGGQQQRGAIARALAVQPRVMLFDEPTSSLDPELIGEVLGVIGDLAREGRTMILVTHEMKFAREVATRVVFLHEGRVEEEGSPDAIFGSPKSERLQQFIRRVG; from the coding sequence ATGACGGCCACGATCATGGCAATTCCTCGCCACGCGGTGACGGACACGGCCGCGGAGGCGATCCATGTCCAGGACTTGCACAAGAAATTTGGCGCCCTTCATGTGTTGAAGGGGGTCTCGCTATCTGCACGCGACGGCGATGTGGTGGCGATTATCGGGGGCAGCGGCTCCGGCAAATCCACTTTACTTCGCTGCATCAACTGCCTGGAAAACCCCACCAGCGGCGTTATCAGGGTGAACGGCGAGGAAATACGTCTCAAGCCTGACGGAAATGGCAGCACCCTCCCGGCGGACCGAAAGCAGATTGAACGTGTACGTTCCCGGCTCGGCATGGTCTTTCAGAGCTTCAATCTCTGGACCCACATGACCTTGATCGAAAATGTGATCGAGGTTCCGGTCCATGTGCTTGGCGTCAAGCGTGAAATGGCGATCATCGAAGCCGAGAAACTGCTTGCAAGAGTGGGGCTTCTGGAAAAACGGCACGTATACCCGGCATTTCTATCCGGCGGACAGCAGCAGCGCGGCGCGATCGCACGCGCTCTCGCGGTCCAGCCACGCGTCATGCTCTTTGACGAACCGACTTCATCACTCGATCCCGAACTCATCGGTGAGGTTCTGGGCGTAATCGGCGATTTGGCCCGCGAAGGTCGCACCATGATCCTGGTCACGCATGAAATGAAATTTGCCCGCGAGGTCGCGACCCGCGTGGTTTTTCTCCACGAGGGCCGCGTCGAGGAAGAAGGGTCACCAGACGCAATCTTCGGATCTCCGAAATCAGAGCGGCTTCAACAATTCATCCGCAGAGTGGGCTAG
- a CDS encoding transporter substrate-binding domain-containing protein: MRILSKLTAAAAIFCASTLMAQAEQVKVGIAAEPYPPFSSLDASGKWVGWEIEIIDAICAEAKLDCVITPVAWDGIIPSLTSKKIDVIMSSMSITEKRKKTIDFSDKYYSDNGYTIAGPKGVTIDPTPEGLKGRILGIQVSTNAEVYASKHFKDSLAEMKTYQTQDEANQDLVAGRIDAILASPLTIDQFMKTDQGKACCEIKGKVANDPEIFAPGAGAGLRKGDTMLKEKINAAIKGIRANGKYNEITKKYFSFDIYGE, translated from the coding sequence ATGAGAATACTTTCGAAACTGACGGCCGCAGCGGCAATCTTCTGCGCATCTACTTTGATGGCGCAAGCTGAACAGGTGAAGGTCGGAATCGCGGCCGAGCCCTACCCTCCATTCTCGTCCCTGGACGCCTCTGGAAAATGGGTCGGCTGGGAGATTGAGATCATCGATGCGATCTGCGCCGAGGCAAAACTCGATTGTGTCATCACTCCGGTCGCCTGGGACGGGATCATTCCTTCCCTAACTTCCAAGAAAATCGATGTCATCATGAGTTCGATGTCAATCACAGAGAAGCGCAAGAAGACGATCGATTTCTCCGACAAGTACTATAGCGATAACGGGTACACGATTGCCGGTCCCAAGGGCGTTACAATTGATCCTACCCCTGAGGGCCTCAAGGGCAGGATTCTCGGTATTCAGGTCTCCACCAATGCCGAGGTCTACGCCAGCAAGCATTTCAAAGACAGCTTGGCCGAGATGAAGACGTACCAGACACAGGATGAGGCCAACCAGGACTTGGTCGCCGGCAGGATCGACGCCATTCTGGCTAGCCCGCTTACCATTGATCAATTCATGAAGACTGACCAGGGTAAGGCCTGTTGCGAGATAAAGGGCAAGGTTGCCAATGACCCCGAGATTTTCGCGCCGGGCGCGGGCGCGGGTCTGCGCAAGGGAGACACCATGCTCAAGGAAAAGATAAACGCCGCAATCAAGGGGATTCGCGCGAACGGGAAGTACAACGAAATTACGAAAAAGTACTTCTCCTTCGACATTTACGGCGAATGA
- a CDS encoding ABC transporter permease, with amino-acid sequence MFELLAPTPPGWGGNLVRGFINSIGIGVGAFALGLLIGIGGAFGKLYGGPVRRDLLQVYTTLIRAVPELVLILLIYFAVPDLINRLLDTLGYGRIDVSGPMAGIVALGFVQGAYATEVLRGAILAVPQGQIEAGRAFGMNPTMLMRRITMPAMLPFAIPGLANLWLVAFKGTALLAVVGFNELTLETRQAAGTTKAYFTFFMAAGVLYLLLTLISNVLIGRVEHWARRGRQPIAESR; translated from the coding sequence ATGTTCGAGTTGCTTGCACCTACGCCGCCTGGCTGGGGTGGAAATCTGGTTCGCGGATTCATTAATTCAATTGGGATCGGTGTCGGCGCATTCGCCTTGGGATTGCTTATTGGCATCGGCGGTGCCTTTGGCAAGCTTTACGGCGGACCTGTGCGCCGCGACTTGCTTCAAGTCTACACCACCCTCATCCGCGCGGTACCGGAACTTGTGCTAATTCTGCTTATCTATTTCGCAGTTCCGGACCTGATCAACCGCCTCCTCGATACTCTCGGTTACGGACGGATCGACGTCAGCGGGCCGATGGCAGGCATCGTTGCGCTCGGCTTCGTACAGGGCGCGTACGCAACGGAGGTGCTGCGCGGCGCGATCCTCGCGGTGCCGCAAGGCCAAATCGAGGCCGGACGAGCCTTTGGTATGAACCCAACGATGCTGATGCGACGCATTACTATGCCGGCGATGCTGCCCTTCGCGATCCCGGGTCTCGCAAATCTCTGGCTGGTTGCATTCAAAGGCACAGCACTTCTGGCCGTTGTGGGCTTCAATGAACTGACTCTGGAAACACGACAGGCTGCGGGCACCACAAAAGCCTATTTCACCTTCTTCATGGCCGCTGGCGTGCTTTATCTACTGCTCACTTTGATCTCCAACGTCCTCATCGGACGGGTCGAGCATTGGGCAAGGCGCGGCCGGCAGCCGATAGCGGAGAGCCGCTGA
- a CDS encoding ABC transporter permease, whose protein sequence is MAYFTTVAANCRPFARLDPHRVVLIVIGLVLITAAAVFMRWDWLADYYMLAIAGLWRSIWILIVTCVFGFVLALPLGLAQVVGPSWLSLPAKAFCTVIRGTPLLLQIWLLYYGLGSLFPQYPWIRESDIWPLVRQAWPYAVLALTLSFAGYVGEVMRGAFAGVPSGQLEAGRAFGMNRWKLFRRVWLPQAIHKALPTLAGETVMQLKSTPLVATITVVDLYAVSARVRQDTLVIYEPLLLLALTYMVLTGLLVWIFSRIEARIPVRVG, encoded by the coding sequence ATGGCCTATTTCACGACTGTTGCGGCAAACTGCCGCCCATTCGCACGGTTGGACCCACACCGCGTCGTATTGATCGTAATCGGCCTTGTCTTGATCACCGCAGCAGCCGTCTTCATGCGTTGGGACTGGTTGGCCGACTACTACATGCTTGCGATTGCTGGTTTATGGCGTTCGATCTGGATCCTCATCGTGACCTGCGTCTTCGGCTTCGTTCTGGCATTGCCACTTGGGCTCGCTCAAGTAGTGGGCCCTAGTTGGCTCAGTCTTCCAGCGAAAGCTTTCTGCACCGTCATTCGAGGCACACCGTTGCTTCTGCAAATTTGGCTGCTCTATTACGGGCTTGGCTCGCTCTTCCCGCAATATCCATGGATTCGCGAATCCGATATCTGGCCTCTCGTTCGCCAGGCGTGGCCATACGCTGTACTGGCTCTAACGCTGTCCTTCGCAGGCTATGTAGGCGAGGTTATGCGCGGTGCTTTTGCCGGCGTGCCGAGCGGCCAGCTCGAGGCGGGACGCGCTTTCGGTATGAACCGCTGGAAGCTTTTTCGCAGGGTCTGGTTGCCGCAGGCAATCCACAAGGCGTTGCCCACGTTGGCTGGTGAAACAGTAATGCAACTCAAATCGACACCGCTCGTCGCTACTATCACGGTTGTCGACCTTTATGCAGTTTCAGCTCGCGTTCGCCAGGATACATTGGTGATATACGAGCCATTGCTTCTGCTTGCATTGACATACATGGTTCTCACGGGATTGCTCGTATGGATTTTCAGCCGTATCGAGGCTCGCATCCCGGTTCGAGTGGGGTGA
- the rocF gene encoding arginase, which translates to MLCRIVGAPVQDGAGRMGCDMGPSALRAAGLAQALTELGHEVEDAGAVAPGPLPPVAHENLGLKALPQVSAWTGAIAEAAYAASREAMPIFLGGDHSISAGTLSGVARRAKELGRPLFVLWLDAHPDFHTLDTTVSGNLHGVPLAYASGQKGFHGYFPDLPAAVDPARICTLGVRSVDPAEREALKLAGVTVHDMRMIDEHGIAPLLRAFLQRILAEDGMLHVSLDVDFLDPSIAPAVGTTVPGGATFREAHLVMEMLHDSGLVTSLDLVELNPFLDERGRTAILMVDLTASLMGRRIMDRPTRNH; encoded by the coding sequence ATGCTGTGTAGGATCGTTGGCGCGCCGGTCCAGGACGGGGCCGGACGCATGGGCTGTGATATGGGACCGAGCGCTTTGCGCGCCGCGGGACTCGCGCAGGCGCTGACGGAACTCGGCCATGAAGTGGAGGACGCAGGGGCGGTCGCGCCCGGACCGCTTCCGCCCGTGGCGCATGAGAACCTCGGCCTGAAGGCGCTGCCGCAGGTCTCGGCGTGGACCGGAGCGATCGCCGAAGCTGCCTATGCGGCGAGCCGGGAAGCAATGCCGATCTTTCTCGGCGGCGATCACAGTATCTCTGCCGGCACGCTGTCCGGAGTTGCCCGTCGTGCCAAGGAGTTGGGCCGGCCGCTCTTCGTGCTTTGGCTGGATGCCCACCCGGACTTTCACACGCTCGACACTACGGTCAGCGGCAACTTGCACGGCGTCCCGCTCGCCTACGCCAGCGGGCAAAAAGGCTTTCACGGCTATTTCCCAGACCTGCCAGCTGCGGTCGATCCGGCGCGCATCTGCACGCTTGGTGTCCGCAGCGTCGATCCGGCCGAGCGTGAGGCGCTGAAACTCGCCGGGGTGACAGTCCACGACATGCGCATGATCGATGAGCACGGGATCGCTCCTCTGCTACGCGCTTTTCTCCAGCGCATCCTGGCTGAGGACGGCATGCTTCATGTCAGCCTGGACGTCGATTTCCTAGACCCGTCAATCGCCCCGGCCGTGGGCACGACCGTGCCGGGCGGGGCGACCTTCCGCGAGGCGCATCTGGTGATGGAGATGCTGCACGATTCCGGCCTCGTCACCAGCCTCGATCTCGTCGAGCTCAACCCCTTCCTCGACGAGCGCGGCCGCACCGCGATCCTGATGGTCGACCTCACCGCCAGTCTAATGGGCCGCCGCATCATGGACCGCCCGACAAGGAACCACTGA
- a CDS encoding ornithine cyclodeaminase, translating to MPEKLNIVPFVSVDNMMKLVLTIGVERFLTDLAGYIEEDFGRWELFDKTPRVASHSVDGVIELMPTSDGETYGFKYVNGHPKNTRSGRQTVTAFGVLADVGSGYPMLLTEMTILTALRTAAMSAVAAKHLAPKGVRTMAIIGNGAQSEFQAIAFKAIVGVDRLRLYDVDPAATRRCAKNLAGIGLDIAACASSQEAVEGADIITTVTADKQCATILTDNMVGPGVHINAVGGDCPGKTELHRDILLRSDIFVEYAPQTRIEGEIQQLAPEHLVVELWQVIAGNAPGRRDERQITLFDSVGFAIEDFSALRYVRDRLKDTGLYEELDLLADPDEPRDLYGMILRAAQPAPVRLSGALG from the coding sequence ATGCCCGAGAAGCTAAACATCGTTCCCTTCGTGAGCGTGGACAATATGATGAAGCTGGTTCTGACGATCGGCGTGGAGCGCTTCCTGACCGACCTCGCCGGCTATATCGAGGAAGACTTCGGCCGCTGGGAGCTGTTCGACAAGACGCCGCGAGTGGCGTCCCACAGCGTGGACGGCGTCATCGAGCTGATGCCGACGAGCGACGGCGAAACCTACGGCTTCAAATATGTCAACGGCCATCCCAAGAACACGCGCTCCGGCCGCCAGACCGTCACCGCCTTCGGCGTTCTGGCAGATGTCGGAAGCGGCTATCCAATGCTGCTCACGGAGATGACCATCCTCACCGCGCTCCGCACCGCGGCCATGTCGGCGGTCGCGGCGAAGCATCTCGCGCCGAAGGGCGTTCGCACCATGGCGATCATCGGCAACGGCGCACAGTCCGAGTTCCAGGCGATCGCCTTCAAGGCCATCGTCGGCGTCGATCGACTGCGCCTCTACGACGTCGATCCTGCCGCAACGCGCCGCTGCGCGAAGAACCTCGCCGGCATCGGCCTGGACATCGCCGCCTGCGCCTCCTCGCAGGAGGCCGTGGAAGGCGCCGATATCATTACCACCGTCACCGCCGACAAGCAGTGTGCCACCATCCTTACCGACAACATGGTTGGCCCCGGCGTCCACATCAACGCGGTCGGCGGCGACTGTCCAGGCAAGACCGAGCTGCACCGCGACATTCTTCTGCGCTCCGACATCTTCGTGGAATACGCCCCACAGACCCGCATCGAAGGCGAAATCCAACAGCTCGCGCCCGAGCACTTGGTGGTCGAGCTCTGGCAGGTGATCGCCGGCAACGCGCCCGGCCGCCGCGACGAGCGCCAAATCACTTTGTTCGATTCCGTGGGCTTCGCGATCGAGGATTTTTCGGCCCTGCGCTATGTGCGCGACCGCCTCAAGGACACCGGACTCTACGAAGAACTCGATCTCCTCGCCGACCCGGATGAACCCCGCGACTTGTACGGCATGATCCTGCGCGCCGCCCAACCGGCTCCAGTGCGGCTGAGCGGTGCATTGGGATGA